The Populus nigra chromosome 19, ddPopNigr1.1, whole genome shotgun sequence genome includes a window with the following:
- the LOC133679401 gene encoding uncharacterized protein LOC133679401 isoform X2 yields the protein MLPTTSRGRASSSSTSRANSSTFRQYLRRIIKWQQMDVEYTFWQMLHLCTSPKVVYQHTKYHKQTKNQWARDDPAFVVICSLLLVVAALAYCAAYDHSAGHAVFVVISVLFFHFLISGAGLATCCWFLTNAYLREEAPNSHVVEQRVEWLYAFDVHCNSFFPMFVMLYVIHYFLSPLLVAHGFIPVLLSNLLFMVAASYYHYLNFLGYDGLCARE from the exons ATGTTGCCTACAACATCGAGAGGGCGTGCATCATCGTCCTCCACTTCTCGAGCTAACTCCTCCACTTTCCGTCAGTACCTCCGTCGAATCATCAAg TGGCAACAAATGGACGTTGAATACACTTTCTGGCAAATGCTTCACTTGTGCACCTCACCAAAAGTCGT CTATCAGCACACTAAGTATCACAAAC AAACTAAGAATCAATGGGCACGTGACGACCCTGCTTTTGTTGTAATCTGCAGCCTCCTTTTGGTAGTTGCAGCTTTGGCTTATTGTGCCGC GTATGACCACAGTGCCGGACATGCTGTTTTTGTAGTTATTTCtgtgttattttttcattttttaatttcaggagCTGGTCTGGCTACATGTTGTTG GTTCCTAACTAATGCATACCTTCGGGAGGAGGCTCCAAATAGTCATGTTGTTGAGCAACGGGTTGAATG GCTGTATGCATTTGATGTGCACTGCAATTCTTTCTTCCCAATGTTTGTCATGCTTTACG TTATACATTATTTTCTGTCACCTCTTTTGGTTGCCCATGGGTTCATACCTGTATTGCTGTCAAACCTGCTGTTCATGGTGGCAGCCTCGTACTATCATTACCTCAACTTTTTAGGCTATGATG GTTTATGTGCACGTGAATGA
- the LOC133679401 gene encoding uncharacterized protein LOC133679401 isoform X3, which yields MLPTTSRGRASSSSTSRANSSTFRQYLRRIIKWQQMDVEYTFWQMLHLCTSPKVVYQHTKYHKQTKNQWARDDPAFVVICSLLLVVAALAYCAAYDHSAGHAVFVVISVLFFHFLISGAGLATCCWFLTNAYLREEAPNSHVVEQRVEWLYAFDVHCNSFFPMFVMLYVIHYFLSPLLVAHGFIPVLLSNLLFMVAASYYHYLNFLGYDGYRFS from the exons ATGTTGCCTACAACATCGAGAGGGCGTGCATCATCGTCCTCCACTTCTCGAGCTAACTCCTCCACTTTCCGTCAGTACCTCCGTCGAATCATCAAg TGGCAACAAATGGACGTTGAATACACTTTCTGGCAAATGCTTCACTTGTGCACCTCACCAAAAGTCGT CTATCAGCACACTAAGTATCACAAAC AAACTAAGAATCAATGGGCACGTGACGACCCTGCTTTTGTTGTAATCTGCAGCCTCCTTTTGGTAGTTGCAGCTTTGGCTTATTGTGCCGC GTATGACCACAGTGCCGGACATGCTGTTTTTGTAGTTATTTCtgtgttattttttcattttttaatttcaggagCTGGTCTGGCTACATGTTGTTG GTTCCTAACTAATGCATACCTTCGGGAGGAGGCTCCAAATAGTCATGTTGTTGAGCAACGGGTTGAATG GCTGTATGCATTTGATGTGCACTGCAATTCTTTCTTCCCAATGTTTGTCATGCTTTACG TTATACATTATTTTCTGTCACCTCTTTTGGTTGCCCATGGGTTCATACCTGTATTGCTGTCAAACCTGCTGTTCATGGTGGCAGCCTCGTACTATCATTACCTCAACTTTTTAGGCTATGATG GATATAGGTTTAGTTGA
- the LOC133679665 gene encoding transcription factor MYB73-like, which translates to MDNNRVKGPWSPEEDDLLKHLVIKHGPRNWTMIARAVPGRSGKSCRLRWCNQLSPEVEHRAFTREEDEIIINAHAKYGNKWATIARLLDGRTDNAIKNHWNSTLKRKYADLIENDGTVNEDGVKEKSAKTGSSSSVHKRASTPSGSDVSDAGLPVTSSMLASENMPVVETGISNDDGVSTELTLSTLGMESGQLGRDGVGTKELLTGDVQKTMTFAPELLAVMQEMIRKEVSNYMVGIGKKSSG; encoded by the coding sequence ATGGATAATAATCGGGTTAAGGGACCATGGAGCCCGGAAGAAGATGATCTGCTGAAGCATTTGGTGATAAAACATGGGCCGCGTAACTGGACGATGATAGCAAGAGCAGTACCGGGCCGATCCGGGAAATCCTGCAGGTTACGATGGTGTAATCAGCTGTCACCGGAGGTGGAGCACAGAGCGTTTACACGCGAAGAAGATGAGATCATCATCAATGCTCATGCCAAGTATGGTAATAAATGGGCTACCATAGCAAGACTCCTCGATGGACGTACGGACAACGCAATCAAAAATCATTGGAACTCCACGTTAAAGAGGAAATACGCGGACTTGATTGAGAATGATGGAACGGTTAATGAAGATGGAGTGAAGGAGAAATCTGCTAAAACGGGGTCGTCGTCTTCGGTTCACAAGAGGGCCAGTACTCCTTCGGGATCTGACGTCAGTGATGCTGGGTTGCCGGTGACGTCATCTATGCTGGCAAGCGAAAACATGCCAGTTGTAGAAACTGGAATTAGCAACGACGACGGCGTTTCGACTGAGCTTACGTTGTCCACTCTGGGGATGGAGTCTGGACAGTTGGGGAGAGATGGGGTTGGTACTAAAGAATTGTTAACCGGAGATGTTCAGAAAACGATGACGTTTGCGCCGGAGTTGTTAGCAGTTATGCAAGAGATGATTAGAAAGGAAGTGAGCAACTATATGGTTGGGATTGGGAAGAAAAGTAGTGGCTAA